The following is a genomic window from Trachemys scripta elegans isolate TJP31775 chromosome 16, CAS_Tse_1.0, whole genome shotgun sequence.
gacaggaatggggcagggggggaCACAGAGGCAgttggggtgggagccaggaattgggggtgggtggggacatGGCGTCCAACGGGAGCCGATCCGTCGCGGGCGGGTTAGGGGGGTCTCTCTCCCCGGAGGCATTTCCCCGCTCCCCCTCCCGTGGcggggggcgggcgggcgggtGGGCCGCATGGTCGGGGCGGGCGGAGGGGGGGAAGGCAGGCCGCGAGGGGCGTCCCCGTCCTCAGATCTGCGTCTCCTGCACGTTCTCCTTTGAGCTGCTCTTGAAAAGCAGAGGTTCGTGGATAGAGTTCAGGAGCGGGTTCTTGGCGCAGGCCAGGGCCCCCGCGTTGTTGTTGTAGTGGGCCTTGAAGGCCGCGTAGTGGTTGAGGTGGTCGTGCTCCAGGGCCGGCAGGGCCAGGTGGCTGTCGCCGGGGGCGCCGGCCGCGGCCGGCAGCTCGTCCTCCACGTTGATGATCTCGATGGTGCGGGTGGGGCCGTGGTGCTTGTGAAACTGGTGCTGCTTGCGCAGCTTGTAGAAGACGATCAGCATGACGGCCGCCATGAAGGTGATGGCCACGAAGCAGCCGATGATGATCTTGGTGGTCTTCATCACGTCGTCCAGGTCCTTCATGCCGCCCTCGGCCGCGTCGGTGATGGGCACGGTGTAGGGCTTCTCCGTGGAGCGGGTGGAGCGGGGCGTCAAGGAGGTGGTGGAGTAGGTCACGTCCCAGCCCACGGCGGGCGTGGGGCCCGGCTCCTTCTTGGTGGGCAGCGCGTCCTCCTGGGCCGTCTCCAGCGTCTCCACGGTGACGGTGGTGAAGTAGGTGTAGCCGGTGGCGGCCGGGTCCACGGCCGAGACGTTGAGGGTGGCCGACGCCGTGGTGTTGCCGGCCGAGTTGGTCACCATGCAGGTGTACTGCCCCGTGTCCTGCACCGTCACGTTGGTGAAGTTGAGCGTGCCGTCGTGCAAGACGGAAATCCGCACCCGGTACGAGCCGTGCGTCATCAGCGTCCCGTTGGGCGTCAGCCAGTTGACCGAGGTCATGGAGGTGCCCGTCCGGCACTTCAGCTCCGCCGCCATCCCCTCCGTCACGTTGAGGTCGGTGGGCGGCTCCACGATGACCGGCGCGTAGCAGGTGAAGTGGCTCTGGTCCAGCTCGCCGATGTAACGCCCCTTGAGGTTGGCCGGGGCGTGGCAGCGGGCGCAGCAGGTGGTGTTGTTGGGCACCGTCTCCTTCAGCCACCAGCTGAGCCAGAGGACGTCACAGTTGCAATGCCAGGGGTTGTGGTTGAGGTGCACCCGCTCCAGCCGGTGCAAGGGGGTGAAGAGGTCGTGGGGCAGCGACATGAGGTTGTTGTGGGACAGGTTCAGCTCCTCCAGCGACTTCAGGTCGTCGAAGGCGTTGCGCTCGATGGTGGACACCTGGGCGTGCATCAGCCACAACTTGCGCAAGCTGGTGAGGCCCTGGAAGGAGCCGGGGCGGATCATGTCCAGCCGGTTGCCCGACAGCTCCAGCTCCTCCAGCCGCACCAGCGCCGTCAGGTTGGGGATGTCCTTGAGGTTGCACATGCCCAGGTTCAGGTACCGCAGGTTCACCAGCCCTTCGAAGGCCGCCTCGGAGATATACTCCAGCTTCTTGAGCTCGCCCAGGTCCAGGCGGCGCAGGGAGGGCACCCGATTGAAGGCGTAGGACGGGATGCTCTCGATGGGGTTGTTCCGCAGCCAGAGCTCCCGCAGCTTGGAGAGGTACTCGAAGGCCTGGGTGGGCACCGTGGCCAGGCGGTTGTCGAAGAGCTCCAGCGTGTTGAGGTTGGGCAGGCCGTTGAAGGCGCCCACCTCGATCTTGCGGATCAAGTTCTTGCTCAGCTGCAGGATCTCCAGGTGCCGCAGGTGCTTGAAGGTGTCGGTCTTGATGAGTTGGATGTTGTTCTCCTGCAGGTTGAGGTACCGCGTGTTGATGGAGATGCTCTCCGGCACCTCCACCAGCTCCCGGCGCGTGCAGATCACCCGGCTGGCCTGGTTGCTGCAGGAGCAGGCGGCCGGGCAGGAAGTGGGCGAAGCTCCGGCCCACGCCAGCGAGGGCAGCCAAAACCCCAGCAGCAGGACCGGCTTCCAGAACATCCTAGAGGGACGGGGAGGTGGCGGCCCCCTCCGGGAGCAGCAACGGGGGGCAGCCATGTCCAACGTTCATGCTTTAATGGGCAAAACCTCCTCTGGGCAGGCTGTCGAATACCTAGAGACTGGAGACACAACGGAAGAGAGAGACTCGTTAGCGTCAGCCCTGCACCTCGGGGCCTGACCCCAGGAGGAGAGAGACCAGGtagcatggtccctgccccacggGGCCCTGGTTGAATTTCTCCCTCCATCATATATGCCCTGTGGAGCCCAGGCCGGTCGTTTTGTGCCCCAGTTTCTACTTGAAGTGCAGGGACCGTGCTGGGTTCTGGGGCTGTGAGGGGGGGATACATGAAAGGCCCAGATATTCTGGCAACAGGATCACATAAGGGGCAGGTTATAGTTATCCTGAGATGTGGGGTGAGGGCCGTACCACGCCCCACAATGGCCCAATGACCTTTCCCCCACTCTCGCCACAATGTTGAGGTCAATATCTCAACAGGAACCACAATTCCCTTGGGGGTAAAATCGCCTGCAACAATATTTCCTCCCTCCAccatccccttttaaaaaaaaaaaaccacaaaatttCCCACCGCAAACAGTTTGCAAAggccccaaacccccccccccccccccaaatccttaCAGAAAcctgaacacacacaccccaaaatgacaggtttcagagtaacagccgtgttagtctgtatccgcaaaaagaagaacaggagtacttgtggcaccttagagactaacaaatttattagagcataagctttcgtggactacagcccacttcttcggatgcataccccAAAATGTGGTTTTTGGAATCCCGTTTCTTGGTtccgcattttaaaaaatggaaaattttcgaTGGAAATAGGAGGAAACCAAACCTCaaatgttttgaatttcccacAACGAGTAACTGGCCCGTCGTGGGCAGCTGTGTCGCACGGAGGAACCAGGAGTCCAACGGGGGATAATCCAACGCCCATGA
Proteins encoded in this region:
- the LRRC4B gene encoding leucine-rich repeat-containing protein 4B; translated protein: MAAPRCCSRRGPPPPRPSRMFWKPVLLLGFWLPSLAWAGASPTSCPAACSCSNQASRVICTRRELVEVPESISINTRYLNLQENNIQLIKTDTFKHLRHLEILQLSKNLIRKIEVGAFNGLPNLNTLELFDNRLATVPTQAFEYLSKLRELWLRNNPIESIPSYAFNRVPSLRRLDLGELKKLEYISEAAFEGLVNLRYLNLGMCNLKDIPNLTALVRLEELELSGNRLDMIRPGSFQGLTSLRKLWLMHAQVSTIERNAFDDLKSLEELNLSHNNLMSLPHDLFTPLHRLERVHLNHNPWHCNCDVLWLSWWLKETVPNNTTCCARCHAPANLKGRYIGELDQSHFTCYAPVIVEPPTDLNVTEGMAAELKCRTGTSMTSVNWLTPNGTLMTHGSYRVRISVLHDGTLNFTNVTVQDTGQYTCMVTNSAGNTTASATLNVSAVDPAATGYTYFTTVTVETLETAQEDALPTKKEPGPTPAVGWDVTYSTTSLTPRSTRSTEKPYTVPITDAAEGGMKDLDDVMKTTKIIIGCFVAITFMAAVMLIVFYKLRKQHQFHKHHGPTRTIEIINVEDELPAAAGAPGDSHLALPALEHDHLNHYAAFKAHYNNNAGALACAKNPLLNSIHEPLLFKSSSKENVQETQI